CATCAAGTtcggacatttaggggcacatttacttagttcaagtgaaggaatggacaaaaaatactttgaatttcgaatgttttttttggctacttccaccatcgaattggctacttcaactacgacttctactttgaatcgaacgatttgaactaaaaatcgttcgaccattcgatagtcaaagtactgtctctttaaaaaaaacttcgaccacctacttcgccacctaaaacctactgagcatcactgttagcctatagggaaggtccccataggctttcctaggtttttttgatcgaaggaaaatcgttcgattcgaagtcgaaggattttactttgacggtcgaatatcgagggttaattaaccctcgatattcgaccctaagtaaatgtgccccttactgtgtcACCCAACATCATGGACCCCCATTAGCCAAAATGATTCACTTAGATTTGCCATAGAAATAGTCCTGCCTAAATCACAGAACTACCACCCATAATGTTGCTTTATTATAAGAGTTATTGTGGGATTTCATACATTTCATAACAAATTGGGCAGCATGGATTCAGGATATTCGCATTTGAAAATGCGTCCGTTGTCACTAATGAGCCACAGGAACCCGGCATCGTAGCTGACGTACTTAAAGCTGTTAAAGACGTCTATCTGAGTCCATGATGTTCCTCTGGGGTTCTTGGGGGAGATCCCGTCTCTGAAGATAGAAGTAAATAGCAGTGATTAGATAATGACATGTAatatactattactattactgtaATTCCTATAACGTTACATACAGTGAGTACTGATGTGATGTTCCTCCtattgtaaatcataaggatattaggagaGACATTGACTAAGGAACAGTTCATGGTTCTCtaaggtgacttcttatatcctcatattttagaaCAGGGTCGCATTACACTTTATGATATGAAAGTCTCAGCTAGTCATGTGACATCATTAAGAACCATTAACAAATGATCAATAAACATTGTGTATTTGGATTAATTCACACCACTAATGTAATTTATTATGATATTAGAATTTACCATGCAAAGATACAGGATGATtcttaatattattatatcattgACCTCTAATATCCCTATAAATTAAAGTAGGGGCTACACTCACTATTTGTACTGTGGTGAATACAACTGTGAAAAAGTAGTGTGTAAGTGCACCTACTGACATTCGGAACCCTGGAATAACTGCCATACAACATGtgatggtaattccagggttcccacaatgGGTTGTGTCAATATCAGCTATGGACTTACACTCTAATGGCTTTTTTGAAGACATTGGCATTGACAAGCTGAAAGTGGTGCAATCCATACTCTCAAAAAATTGCAACTGAGCATGCAAAATAGCAACCTGCAGCAATTAGCTGTGGAGAAATCataattttgagaatttttttaaatttggtatTTCTTCTTCTTACCTTTTGTACACTGAGCCTTCTGAGTTGACGCCAAAGACTGAGCCATCAGTTCCAACCTCCACCATGATCAGGCTGCCTTCCACCTTACTCCATGCTGTACCCTTGCATGAGCTTGGGGTCACATGGTTGCGATAATAGATCTCATTGTCACTGTTGATTCCCCAGCATCCAAGAGGACCACAGGCATAATGCTTCAGCTTCCCTTCAATGTGGACATAGGGTAAGGAATTTGCAGGGAAGGTGTTTGGATCCTGGTTCACACAGTAAATGTCATCGTCTGCATTGGCTCCTGAGATGAATATATCACCCCCAGCATCTATCTGCTTCAAAAGTCCTGTGGGTAAAAGAACATACACAATGacataaaggggcccatttacttagctcaagtgaaggaatagaggaaaaaaacttgaatttcaattttttttttggctacttcgaccatcgaatgggctacttcgacttcgacttcgaccttcaacttcgattcgaactaaaaatcatttgactattcgaccgtcgaagtattgtctttttaaaaacatactttgaccccctagttcgccacctaaaatataccgaggccaatgttagcctacggggaaggtccccataggcttcctaacaattttctgatcgaaggaaaatccttcgatctatggattaaaatccttcgattcaaaggatttaatcgtttgatcgcaggaatagcgctaaatccttcgacttcgaatatcgaatatttaattcagcagtcgaatgtagagagttaattaaccctcgatattcgacaataAGTAAATTGACCCCAAATTctattattgttatataaaaaaacaaaaacaaccctTGCATCAGGATATACATTTACTGTTTGTTAATCTTCCAAAATGTAGAGATTAAAAACAAAGACTAAATAAACCCCTGCCATCTGCATAACTTCCTTTCACACCCTATTGATGAATGGTCTGAGCAATGCAAACCATGGAATTCCCAGTAAATTTTGCAAACGGAATCAAAACTCTGATCTCCTTTAAGGGAGGCCATGTTCATGTAGTTTTAGAACTTATCTCATCTGCTGCTTCTCTCCTCATTCTTGGTAACTCTTTTCTAGATTGTTGACCTTCTCCAGCATGTTCTGcctgtttttataaaaactatGCCTTCCCCCATGTATTGCCTTTGAGTGCTCTCCCAGCCAAGCAAGAGATCTCCCACCCATTACCTGATACTTCTATCCAGTTGTAATTCTTCAGCCTGTAAATGTAGTTATCTTTGTTGACTCCCCAAACTCCCGCTGGTCCCACAGTCACGTGAGTGAGCCTTCCTTCAATCTGTGCCCACTGGTTTGAGTGCAAGAAGTAAATAGTTTCATCATCTGCCACCCCGTAGACTTCTCCATTGCCTGCGTCCAACTGCTTCAGCTTCCCAGGCATAACTGTACATGGCAGTTCTGAAAAAGTGACAAAGAATGAGTTATTGGTACATGGAGATACAACTTGACTTTTGGGGGGCATAAAAACGATTGCTTCTCCTGACCCCTCCTTAGGCTCTTCTGAAGGTCCAAACAGACATTCTTGTAGCCTTTGGGCTCCCTTTACTCAACTAGGAATAGAAAGACAGAAATATTTGTATTACCTGCAATGGCTCCGGCATAGAGCAGGAATAGGCAGATGAAGCGCAACATGGCGACTTTAGGTTCAAGCAGAAGAAACTATAATGTGGGCTGTAAATCCTGCCTTCTTTATATATCCCCTCCGACTCCTCCCTCACAGCCAGAGGGGCAAAGACTGGGTGTGAGAGGATCATTATTGCCTGGAGGTTTATGGAGATTCCTTATGTCAGTGAAATCAATGTCTGTAATGGCTCTGTCCTGGTGGTGTTGGAATCCTCACCAACTTGACTGTTTAGGGACAATTACAAATATTCCAGTCATTCACATCAGTCATCAGAGGAATCCTATTCAGTCTTCACACCACTTGGAAACATTTCATTCTAATTCTTTACTTCCCGATATttgatttgagttcttaaagaaatgcattaaaataactTAATTacgtaaaatttttatttttccttttaggcCAATGACAGCGGAGATTAACCTCTACCATCCCATGTTCCAGCAGCACAAATGCCCAAAATCCACCACTTTGAGTGTCTGTCGGTGCTGCAAGAACATGGGACAAATGACAGCAAATTGgcgtttttttacataaatacaaGGAGGAAGAAAACACCACTTGTTAAATAAATCAGGGAGGTTGATTTATTCAATATCTGGACAAATATTGTGCAAAGTGGTTTTCAACAGAAGACCTGAGTCAAGGGTCCTTGGCAGGGCTGGATTTTCGCTGTAtggtgggtgcccctaggccaactGCCATTCACCACCCCtggcccctcccctttattcctgCACATACGCAAATGTTCTTCATCAGGTCTGGAGCACTAGGTATTGGTGcacaggacatttttaaaaaactattgtatttctAGTGCAACCCCTTTCTTTCTGAACTAATGTAGATGGGTTGGGTaccatgctgccccctaaaatcttgctcccctaggcccgggccttggtgacctttccacaaatccaggcctggcccTCGGCAAACAGCAATCTAGTCCCCAAAACCCCAAGCTGTAAAGTCTCTTTTACTTGCTTTAGATACATTGAGATTTTCATTCCAGTTCTCCAAATTCTTTTGTTTGTTAGTAAATagtaaaacttcaatttttttaaaaaaaaagaaagaaacttgAATATATTGCTGATTGGGTTTTTCCGTTGCTGTTTTTTCTAACTTGGAGGGAATAAAAGTGAGGGGTAAAGACCTTTATCTTTTATGTCTCTTTATATTTGCAAACCCCTcgattgactagtgatgggcgaatttattcgacaggtgcaaattcacggcaaatttccacgtttcaccgccggcaaataaattcgccaaaattgccgcaaaaattcgccagcaaaaatatatttgacgacggcgacaattccgacaccggcgacaattctaggcgcccatgaAAATTTtcatgggcgtcagaattgtcgccagtgcagaattgttgccggcgtcgaaaatatttggacgccgcgtcaaaattcgctaattttcgtGGGAAAACGGAGAGAAATTTGACATCTATCATATTCATAATCATACTAATACTTTAttaatgtatatgtatttgttaTACTGTGAAACAGGCTTGTTTGTACTGAATTGATTCTAATTTCCAGGCGCATCCGTCGTGTTGTTTGTACTTTTATTTCAGCTGCATGAAGTCAATTTAGCGTATTGATTAAATCCAGGAATATTCCATAAATTTGAATGGtatgaatttttgggattttccagcagaaaactatttttttttccgaaaaccatgaaatctttctgatttttgcacaaaacccagtgcagatcaggatatcgtcGGGACTCCTCTCATTGATTTATAtagaacctcggcaggtctgagaaagccggattttcgaattcagactttttctatcctcaaggtataataaatcacaaaaatcaaaattCTAggattttattcacaaaaaaatcggattttatagtcaaaaaaactcagatttttcgagtttttgccattctgatttcaataaaaaaaaaaaccaaaaaatcagattttattggATGTTTgcatgaaaaccatgaaatcttcagattattgcataaaactcagcgcagatcaggatatcttcaggacttctcccattgatttaggtgactatttatcaaaatcaaaatttatctcatttattttttgaaatttactccaaccaaatctgcacgggtttttccctttattatcaatacattttcctgaaaatattccAGAAATTTGAATcttatgaattttttggatttccacCAGAAAACgtagatttttgcacgaaacacagcgcagatcaagatatcttcgggacccttcccattgatttctattacaacctcggcaggtctgagatgctggattttcaaattcagacttttccatcctcaaggtataataaatcacaaaattctaggtttttattcacaaaaaatagcattttatagtcaaaaaactaaatttttttgagtttttgccattctgacttaataaaaaaaaaaacccttatataCAACtttagcaggtctgagatgccagattttcagattaggACTTTCTCCACCCTCGGGTGTAATAAATCCCCTGCATATAGGTTGAAAAATAGGACCGGACTCACGGGTCTT
This sequence is a window from Xenopus laevis strain J_2021 chromosome 7S, Xenopus_laevis_v10.1, whole genome shotgun sequence. Protein-coding genes within it:
- the LOC121396625 gene encoding fish-egg lectin-like, producing the protein MLRFICLFLLYAGAIAELPCTVMPGKLKQLDAGNGEVYGVADDETIYFLHSNQWAQIEGRLTHVTVGPAGVWGVNKDNYIYRLKNYNWIEVSGLLKQIDAGGDIFISGANADDDIYCVNQDPNTFPANSLPYVHIEGKLKHYACGPLGCWGINSDNEIYYRNHVTPSSCKGTAWSKVEGSLIMVEVGTDGSVFGVNSEGSVYKRDGISPKNPRGTSWTQIDVFNSFKYVSYDAGFLWLISDNGRIFKCEYPESMLPNLL